The segment ATGTAACGATATCCCCTACGGTGTTGATTTTTTCAGCCTGATCATCGGAAATCTCCATGGAAAATTCATCTTCCAACTCGAGAATCAAATCCATGACATCCAGAGAATCAGCACCCAGGTCATCTTTGACGGAAGCTTCCATCGTTACCTCAGCAGCATCAACGTCCAGACGATCAACGATAATACGTTGCACCCGATTAAATGTATCTGCCATTTGTCCTTCACCTCCCTCTCGTATTATACGAAAACTATTATCAAAAATCATTATTTGCTACTGTGATCGGCAATATTTTTATGACATGACCATGCCACCGTCTACATTCAACGTCTGGCCGGTTATGTAGGCGGCATCTTCCGAAGCCAGAAACCGAACCGCAGCAGCTACATCATCAGGGGTACCCAGTCGAGCCAAGGGAATCTGTTTTTGCATCTCTTGTTGCAGGTCTTCATCCAATGCCGCCGTCATGTCGGTTTCGATAAAACCCGGAGCCACTGCATTTACTGTAATCCCACGGCTGGCCAGCTCCTTGGCGGTGGATTTGGTTAAGCCGAGAACTCCTGCTTTGGCTGCTACATAATTAGCCTGCCCCGGATTGCCAGCCAGACCTACCACCGAACTGATATTGATAATCCGGCCGAAGCGTTGCTTCAACATCGGACGGGTAACTGCTTTTGTACAGAGGAAGACCCCTTTCAGATTGGTATCAACCACTTGATCCCAATCTGCTTCTTTCATACGCAACATCAGATTGTCCCGGGTAATACCGGCATTATTTACCAGAATATCAATTCGTCCGAACTGACCAAGGACTTGTTTCACGGCAGCATCCACCTGATTGGCATCGGATACATCCGCCTGAATAAGCAGAGCCCTGCGCCCTGTTTCTTCAATCTGCTTCGCTGTTTCCTCTGCTGCCTTCTGATTGCCGGCAAACAACACCGCCACATCGGCCCCCGCTTTTGCCAGAGAAACGGAAATCCCCTGTCCGATCCCTCTGGATCCCCCTGTTACCATGGCAATCCGGTCCGTCAACATCATTTTCAGCCCCCTATTTCAGTTTCTCCAAGCATTTCTGAAATGAGTCCCTATCCTGAACGGAAACAGCGGTCACTTTTCGCTGTATTTTTCGAACCAGCCCGGTCAATACATTTCCCGGACCAATCTCAATGAAAGTGTCCACTTCCTGGTCCAACATCCAGCGAATACTGTCCTCCCACCATACCGGGGAAGCCACTTGTTCCACCAACGAGTTACGAATCTCATCGGCTGCAGTTACCGGACGGGCAGAAACATTGGCCACCACCGGTATTTTTGCATCGGAAACCGATATATCCCGTAACACTTGTTTCATCTTTTCACCTGCCGGCTTCATGAGACGGGAGTGGAAGGGACCACTCACTGACAAAGGAATCACTTTGCGGGCTCCGGCCTCCTTCGCCTGTTTACCCGCTTCTTCCGTTGCTGCTTTATCTCCAGAGATAACCAGCTGTCCGGGACAATTATAATTGGCAATTCCTACTTCACCAAAATCATCTTTGGACACCTTGCGACAGATGGAAGACAATCCCTCACGCTCTAAACCGATCACAGCTGACATGGCACCCATCCCGGCTGGAACGGCTTCTTCCATTAATAATCCCCGGCGCCTTACTGTTGCCACTGCTTCTTCAAAGGAGATCGCTCCGGCAACAGTTAAAGCAGTATACTCTCCCAAACTGTGTCCTGCCACATAATCCGGAAACAGCTCTCTTTGTCGAAACAGCTCATATACAGCCATACTGGTTGTTAAAATCGCCGGTTGTGCATTGGCCGTCAATTGGAGTTCCTCTTTCGGACCCTGAAAACACAGGGTGGATAAGGGATAGCCTAACACCTGGTCGGCCTTTTCAAAACAACCCCGGGCCTGAGCAATTTGATCATGCACATCTTGCCCCATCCCTACGGTCTGAGAACCTTGTCCCGGAAACAAAAATGCGATTTTACCCAACAATCTCCCTCCTAAACTTCCCCCTGGGTCTCCATTGTCCATTTCAGCACGGTTGATCCCCAGGTCATCCCGCCACCGAATCCGACCAACACAATATTGTCACCCTTGCGGATTTTACCGGTACGTACTGCTTCATCCAGAGCAACCGGGATGGAAGCCGAGGACATATTACCATAACGATCCAAATTGACGATCACTTTTTCCTGGGACAGACCCAGTCTTTTGACAGCAGTTTCGATAATCCGGATATTGGCTTGGTGGGGAACGAGATAGTCGACATCTTCTTTTTGAAGTCCTGCTTTCTTCAGGGTTTCTTCTGCTGAAGCCCCCAGAACACGAACAGCAAACTTGAAAACTTCCCGACCATTCATGGAAATGGAGTGTAATCGGTTTTTCACTGTTTCTTGTGTCGCCGGCATCCGTGATCCTCCTGCCGACTGTTTCAATAGATGACCACCAGAGCCGTCTCCTCCCAGATCAAAGGAGTAAAACCCGCTTCCTTCCTCTACCGGTCCCAAAACAGCCGCACCGGCTCCATCACCGAACAACACGCAGGTATTCCGATCCGTAAAATCCGTTATTTTAGACAGACAGTCCACGCCAACCACCAAAGCATGGCGGTAGACACCATTCTGGATAAACTGGGAAGCTGTCGCAATCCCGTAAATAAATCCGGTACATGCCGCAGATAGATCAAAAGTGGCTGCCTTTCCCGCTCCCAATCGATCCTGAACCAAACAGGCCGTAGCCGGAAAGGACATATCCGGGGTTACCGTCGCCACTATAATCAAATCCAGCTGATCCGCCGTAATTCCCGCAGATTGAAGCGCCTGGTGTGCAGCCTTTACCGCTAAATCTGAAGAGGCTTCATTCTCTCCCACCATCCGGCGTTCACGGATACCGGTCCGGGTTACGATCCACTCATCACTGGTATCTACCATTTTCTCCAAATCAGCATTGGTCAACACCTTTTCAGGCAAGTATGCCCCGGTTCCAATGATGCCCACAGCTCCCATAGTATCAATCCCTTTCCAGATTCCCCAATTTATCGGAAATCTGATTAATTACGTCGTGTGTAACAAACATGTGTGCCTGCCCCACGGCATTAAATATGGCACGTGCATCCGATGAACCGTGAGCCTTGATCACTGGTCCCCGTAATCCCAATAACGGGGCTCCACCATGTTCCTTATAATCCATGCTCTGGGCAAAGCGCTTCAATCCCGGTTTCAGCACAGCCGCTGCCAGCTTGTTTACCGTCGTCCGGGTAAACTCCTCCTTCAGTCGGTCAAAAATGGCTTTGGCAACTCCTTCTGTTGTCTTCAACAAAATATTTCCGCTGAAACCGTCACAAACCAAGACATCACATATGCCATAAAGAGCATCCCGGGCCTCCACATTGCCGATAAAATGAATGGGCAACTTTCCCAAGTGCTCATAAGCCGCTTTAGTCAAAGCGGTACCCTTGCCCGCTTCTGTTCCGTTATTTAAAAGTCCGATACGCGGTTTGAATATTCCCATCACTTTTTCCGCCACGATATGGCCCATAAGAGCGTATTGCTCCAGATGCTGCGGCTTTGCCTCGGGATTGGCACCCACATCCAAAACCAATACCCCATCACCGTTAATCGTAGGGAATACAGGTGCCAAAGCCGGACGATCTATTCCGGGCAAACGCCCCGTCATCAATAAGCCTGCAGTCATTAAAGCTCCTGTATTACCTGCACTGATGAAAGCATCCGCTTCGCCCTCCCGGACCATGCGGCAACCCACTACAATGGAGGAATCTCTTTTGCGACGTACCGCCTTGACCGGCTCTTCTCCCGGATCAATCGATTCTGACACTCTTCGGAAGCGCAGGTTGGCAGGTCCCTCCTCCTGTAACACATCTTCCACTCCAAGTAGAAGAAATTCAGTATCAGGCCATTCTCCCGCCGCTCTCAACGCACCTTCCACAACCGCTGAGGGGGCATGGTCTCCACCCATAGCATCCAAAACGATCCGCATTACCGGTCCTCCTTGTAGACATCAAAAACTCCCTGAAAAACGGTTTCTCCCTCTACAGTGGTCTGAACATCCACTTGTGTACGGTGATCCGTTTCTTTCATCACATTCGCTTTCGCGATACATTTTTCACCTAAGTGAACCGGTCGTAAAAAGCGGATACCAGCTGTTGCCGTCAGGGCCAACTCCGCATCAACTACAGCCACCGCCAGGGAATTAGCTTGTGCAAAAAGGTGGTGCCCTCTGGCAATTTCATTTCGTGCGAAAACGTGTTCCACTCTGATTTCCAGGATGGAGATCCCGCTACGACCCAGCTTTAAATCAGTTACCTGACCAATCACTTCTTCTGGATAAAGAGAACGAACATGATCGAAATTTTGTTTGGCCATCATCTTAATTCGCTCTCTTAACTCCGGAACTCCCAACTCCATTCGATCCAAACGAATCGTTTGAATACTGACACCGTAGCGGTCAGCCATTTCCTCGTCCTTCAGAAAAGGCTCCTCTTCCAAAGACAGGATCAGCCTTTTTTGTCGTTCTTTTTTGGACAGGCGCACAACAGAGTGGTCACCACCTTTTATTACTTCGTACTAATACCAGGTACTAAGTCAGTATAACGTAAAGTACGATGGATGACAACATCTGTCTTCCCAATATAAAAAGCAGGTACCGGATTTTTCCGGTTCCTGCTTTTTATTAGTTATTAGTCACTTACCACTTCAGAACCTTTGTAGGTGCCGCACTCCTTGCATACCCGGTGGGACAATTTCAATTCACCACACTGTGGGCAATTTACCATCCCGGGAACGGACAGCTTGAAGTGAGTCCGACGTTTGCGCTTCCGCTGTTTGGACGTTTTCCGAAAAGGAACTGCCATGTTTTCACCCCCTTAACGAAATGAAATGAGGGTCAATCTTTTCGTTTTAACAACTCTTCCAGTTTAGCCATCCTTGGATCGATTCGTTCCCTTCGGCATTGACAATCTTGCTTATTTCGATTGTTCCCGCACTCCGGACACAAACCTTTGCAATCTTCCTGGCATATAGGAGCCAACGGGAGATGAAGCAAAACAGCCTCCCGAATAAACGGAGTTAGATCCAGGGAAAGATCACCGGAAATCGGATGAATTTCCACTTCTTCTTCTTCTTCTTTAGAGTCCATATCAACACGATGCTCGCTGAACATTTCATGCCATTCCATCGTCATGGGTTGACTGAACGTGGTCAAGCAACGAGAACAGCGGAACACACCCTCAGCGGACTGCTTCCCCTGTACGTGAAAGACCTCTTGGTCCTTCCACGCTGTCACTTGCACCGCCAACGGACCCAATTCGAGAAGATCGGGATCTTCATTCTCCATACCTGCCAGTTTTACCTGCTCTTCTTTCAGGATGGGTTCATGGTTTGTTTTTAACTTTCGTAACAAGATCATCATGATGGATGACTCCTCTATCAAAACAGGGTAATTATATGCCAACTGAAGCTTTCCTGTCAATGTTTCCGATTAAGACGCCTTTTTTTCCATCGATTGTTTTTCCAGATAACGGATCGCTTCTTCCAATGTACGAACCGGGATGATTTTCATATCCGTTTGGATTCGCTTTGCTGTTTCCTTGGCCAGCTTTTCATTTTTATCTCTTAAACTTCGATCAGCGGGAACAAAGAAGATATCTGCATCCTCCCGATCTGCTGCCACCACTTTGTGTTGAACACCGCCGATTTGCCCCACTTGTCCTTCGGTGGTGATTGTTCCCGTCCCCGCAACCCGAAGGCCACGAGTCAAATCCCGATTGGTCAGCTGATTAATAATCTCAAGGGAAAACATCAGGCCGGCTGAAGGGCCTCCGATATCTTCAGCATTAATGGTCACTTTAGGGTCCGTTGTAACTTTTCGAACCGTGATCGGTTCAATTCCTACACCGGCTTGTTTGCCGCCGGATAGGGGCAAAGAGGCTAATTCCATCTTTTTGACCAGTCTTTTCCCGCTACGTACCACCTGCAACTCCACTTGCTCCCCCGGTTTTTTATCACGGAGAAACTGAATCAAGTCCTGAGAAGTACGGATCTGGTGATTATTCACCTTGATAATCC is part of the Kroppenstedtia pulmonis genome and harbors:
- a CDS encoding acyl carrier protein, with amino-acid sequence MADTFNRVQRIIVDRLDVDAAEVTMEASVKDDLGADSLDVMDLILELEDEFSMEISDDQAEKINTVGDIVTYIESQS
- the fabG gene encoding 3-oxoacyl-[acyl-carrier-protein] reductase, translating into MLTDRIAMVTGGSRGIGQGISVSLAKAGADVAVLFAGNQKAAEETAKQIEETGRRALLIQADVSDANQVDAAVKQVLGQFGRIDILVNNAGITRDNLMLRMKEADWDQVVDTNLKGVFLCTKAVTRPMLKQRFGRIINISSVVGLAGNPGQANYVAAKAGVLGLTKSTAKELASRGITVNAVAPGFIETDMTAALDEDLQQEMQKQIPLARLGTPDDVAAAVRFLASEDAAYITGQTLNVDGGMVMS
- the fabD gene encoding ACP S-malonyltransferase gives rise to the protein MGKIAFLFPGQGSQTVGMGQDVHDQIAQARGCFEKADQVLGYPLSTLCFQGPKEELQLTANAQPAILTTSMAVYELFRQRELFPDYVAGHSLGEYTALTVAGAISFEEAVATVRRRGLLMEEAVPAGMGAMSAVIGLEREGLSSICRKVSKDDFGEVGIANYNCPGQLVISGDKAATEEAGKQAKEAGARKVIPLSVSGPFHSRLMKPAGEKMKQVLRDISVSDAKIPVVANVSARPVTAADEIRNSLVEQVASPVWWEDSIRWMLDQEVDTFIEIGPGNVLTGLVRKIQRKVTAVSVQDRDSFQKCLEKLK
- a CDS encoding beta-ketoacyl-ACP synthase III, with the protein product MGAVGIIGTGAYLPEKVLTNADLEKMVDTSDEWIVTRTGIRERRMVGENEASSDLAVKAAHQALQSAGITADQLDLIIVATVTPDMSFPATACLVQDRLGAGKAATFDLSAACTGFIYGIATASQFIQNGVYRHALVVGVDCLSKITDFTDRNTCVLFGDGAGAAVLGPVEEGSGFYSFDLGGDGSGGHLLKQSAGGSRMPATQETVKNRLHSISMNGREVFKFAVRVLGASAEETLKKAGLQKEDVDYLVPHQANIRIIETAVKRLGLSQEKVIVNLDRYGNMSSASIPVALDEAVRTGKIRKGDNIVLVGFGGGMTWGSTVLKWTMETQGEV
- the plsX gene encoding phosphate acyltransferase PlsX encodes the protein MRIVLDAMGGDHAPSAVVEGALRAAGEWPDTEFLLLGVEDVLQEEGPANLRFRRVSESIDPGEEPVKAVRRKRDSSIVVGCRMVREGEADAFISAGNTGALMTAGLLMTGRLPGIDRPALAPVFPTINGDGVLVLDVGANPEAKPQHLEQYALMGHIVAEKVMGIFKPRIGLLNNGTEAGKGTALTKAAYEHLGKLPIHFIGNVEARDALYGICDVLVCDGFSGNILLKTTEGVAKAIFDRLKEEFTRTTVNKLAAAVLKPGLKRFAQSMDYKEHGGAPLLGLRGPVIKAHGSSDARAIFNAVGQAHMFVTHDVINQISDKLGNLERD
- the fapR gene encoding transcription factor FapR, which encodes MRLSKKERQKRLILSLEEEPFLKDEEMADRYGVSIQTIRLDRMELGVPELRERIKMMAKQNFDHVRSLYPEEVIGQVTDLKLGRSGISILEIRVEHVFARNEIARGHHLFAQANSLAVAVVDAELALTATAGIRFLRPVHLGEKCIAKANVMKETDHRTQVDVQTTVEGETVFQGVFDVYKEDR
- the rpmF gene encoding 50S ribosomal protein L32 — translated: MAVPFRKTSKQRKRKRRTHFKLSVPGMVNCPQCGELKLSHRVCKECGTYKGSEVVSD
- a CDS encoding YceD family protein, producing the protein MMILLRKLKTNHEPILKEEQVKLAGMENEDPDLLELGPLAVQVTAWKDQEVFHVQGKQSAEGVFRCSRCLTTFSQPMTMEWHEMFSEHRVDMDSKEEEEEVEIHPISGDLSLDLTPFIREAVLLHLPLAPICQEDCKGLCPECGNNRNKQDCQCRRERIDPRMAKLEELLKRKD
- a CDS encoding SepM family pheromone-processing serine protease; this translates as MRIRGKQFLQPWLISGLCALILFGILFLVPVPYYIAQPGSALEVRPMIQVDKAQQREKGTFLMTTVAMREGNIWSYLVTKVNRDYELIPAENVLRQGEDPVEYQHRQLEFMQESQQDAVIAAYKQADKTVTETHEGVEVFRLIEKMPASKVLKKGDRIIKVNNHQIRTSQDLIQFLRDKKPGEQVELQVVRSGKRLVKKMELASLPLSGGKQAGVGIEPITVRKVTTDPKVTINAEDIGGPSAGLMFSLEIINQLTNRDLTRGLRVAGTGTITTEGQVGQIGGVQHKVVAADREDADIFFVPADRSLRDKNEKLAKETAKRIQTDMKIIPVRTLEEAIRYLEKQSMEKKAS